The following are encoded in a window of Phaseolus vulgaris cultivar G19833 chromosome 3, P. vulgaris v2.0, whole genome shotgun sequence genomic DNA:
- the LOC137839285 gene encoding uncharacterized protein: MLHLLLHRTRQELLLQVHLDLHYHKLLNLFINKPHNLHNHKLHKFHNHKLHKFHNHRLNLKILNHLNLYLQQLLNLHLHNQLLSLKECNQENQGNQTTIDGEGVSQKLKVKVRDAHNLPTGLRVVVNYDDNFQPIGEASGLLAGVCGQLAANHVLFPISFEKWSTLPDTYKDTVWESVLKSRFCFKVNEDLAKRDVMFKIGKLWREYRCKLWNEFYDLLMSRSDLIKNVPAGLNMEQWAVFVDYRLRPSTVNMCNRNRDIRKRQIIPHTGGAMSLSRRRNNLKIETGKNIGRAEMWKITHKRKNGIYVNEEALEIGILSLRFQPHGLNLDSGSNISPEDPIGVIFGKEHPGRVRGLSYGACPSLAFKGSTTRLSGMNHASSSSTSSNVEDKITQMENELATVKNQMNTLLAYIASRKDVPEHFAAIAANLVHASTNEL, translated from the exons ATGCTACACCTTCTACTACACAGGACCAGACAAGAACTACTTCTGCAAGTCCATTTGGATCTCCACTACCACAAGCTTCTCAATCTATTCATCAACAAACCTCACAACCTACACAATCACAAACTTCACAAGTTCCACAATCACAAGCTTCACAAGTTCCACAACCACAGACTGAATCTGAAAATCTTGAATCATCTGAATCTGTACCTCCAGCAACTTCTGAATCTGCACCTGCACAACCAACTTCTGAGTCTGAAAGAGTGCAACCAAGAAAATCAAGGCAATCAAACCACTATTG ATGGCGAAGGAGTTAGTCAAAAACTAAAGGTGAAGGTTAGGGATGCTCATAACTTACCTACCGGATTACGTGTGGTGGTGAACTATGATGACAATTTTCAACCAATTGGAGAAGCATCTGGTTTACTTGCTGGAGTTTGTGGACAACTAGCAGCAAATCATGTATTGTTCCctattagttttgaaaagtgGTCAACTTTGCCAGATACTTACAAGGATACAGTGTGGGAGAGTGTACTAAAG TCTCGATTTTGTTTCAAAGTAAATGAAGATTTGGCTAAAAGAGATGTTATGTTTAAAATTGGGAAACTGTGGAGGGAATACAGATGCAAGCTTTGGAATGAATTTTATGACCTTCTTATGAGCAGAAGTGACCTCATCAAGAATGTTCCAGCTGGATTAAACATGGAACAATGGGCTGTTTTTGTTGATTATCGTTTGAGGCCTTCTACAGTG AACATGTGTAATAGAAATAGAGATATAAGGAAGAGACAAATTATTCCTCACACTGGTGGTGCTATGTCTTtgtcaagaagaagaaataatttg AAAATTGAGACTGGTAAAAATATTGGACGAGCTGAAATGTGGAAGATCACACATAAGAGGAAAAATGGCATATATGTGAATGAAGAGGCGCTGGAAATTGGG ATTTTGTCTCTAAGGTTCCAACCACATGGTCTTAATTTGGATA GTGGTTCAAATATATCTCCAGAAGATCCAATTGGTGTCATATTTGGTAAGGAGCATCCGGGTCGAGTTAGAGGGCTATCATATGGAGCTTGTCCCAGCCTTGCTTTCAAAGGATCCACAACAAGGCTAAGTGGTATGAACCATGCTTCCTCTAGTTCAACTTCATCAAATGTGGAGGACAAGATAACTCAAATGGAAAATGAGCTTGCAACTGTGAAAAATCAAATGAACACTTTGCTTGCTTATATTGCTTCAAGAAAAGACGTTCCAGAACATTTTGCTGCAATAGCAGCTAATTTGGTTCATGCATCCACCAATgag ttataa